Proteins encoded by one window of Bauldia sp.:
- a CDS encoding GGDEF domain-containing protein, with protein sequence MNFYGLPEFISYAILVGIACVLIRQKRDAQLRFWLAGWILILVHAGIFMLLPAEYPFDVVARGTLTVAGQIFILAAYGEGVGGRLSQLPWRVGLFGLLNLIFAVASTAYGDVSPGDQQPTALYALIGLCAASGVWLVSGVARERTGGFWIAIGLMLLVYATQAAALGVYGVTMASQWLMCWTYLAAAYFFIRKARTVTMGAAFTALAFVLWGLVFPVYSLLMLYAPDVLQNIQSQVWNLPKFLAAASMILLLLEEKVASATHLATHDELTGLPNRRLYADRFSQAVDRSIRTGVGFGFLVIDLNRFKIVNDTLGHGAGDELLRSVSARFRSVLRRVDTIARTGGDEFTIILEEVGSRVEVEIIVESLRRSLEMPIVLPDGFRLTASASIGAALYPDDGNTQTRLQAVADQRMYARKEKSRAEHVAPGLLPAAALVY encoded by the coding sequence ATGAACTTCTACGGCCTGCCTGAGTTCATTTCCTATGCGATCCTGGTCGGTATCGCGTGCGTCCTGATCAGACAGAAGCGGGACGCACAATTGCGTTTCTGGCTGGCTGGCTGGATCCTCATCCTCGTACATGCCGGCATCTTCATGCTGCTGCCCGCCGAGTACCCATTCGACGTGGTGGCGCGCGGCACCCTCACCGTCGCCGGGCAGATCTTTATTCTGGCCGCCTACGGAGAGGGCGTCGGCGGGCGCCTGTCGCAGCTCCCGTGGCGCGTCGGCCTGTTCGGATTGCTAAACTTGATATTTGCGGTCGCCAGCACGGCCTATGGCGATGTGAGCCCCGGCGATCAGCAACCTACGGCCCTCTACGCGCTGATCGGTCTTTGCGCCGCAAGCGGGGTGTGGCTCGTGAGCGGCGTCGCCCGCGAGCGCACCGGCGGATTCTGGATCGCGATCGGGCTCATGCTGCTCGTCTATGCGACGCAGGCGGCTGCCCTCGGCGTCTACGGCGTCACCATGGCCAGCCAGTGGCTGATGTGCTGGACCTATCTGGCGGCGGCGTATTTCTTCATAAGGAAGGCGCGCACCGTGACCATGGGCGCGGCCTTCACTGCGCTCGCGTTCGTGCTCTGGGGATTGGTTTTCCCGGTCTATTCCCTGCTGATGCTCTACGCGCCCGACGTCCTGCAGAATATCCAGTCGCAAGTGTGGAACCTGCCGAAATTCCTGGCGGCGGCGAGCATGATCCTGCTGCTGCTGGAAGAGAAGGTGGCGAGCGCGACGCATCTTGCCACGCACGACGAGCTCACCGGGCTCCCCAACCGGCGCCTCTATGCGGACCGCTTCAGCCAGGCGGTCGATCGCTCGATCCGGACCGGAGTGGGTTTCGGATTCCTGGTCATCGACCTCAATCGGTTCAAGATCGTCAACGATACGCTGGGCCACGGGGCGGGCGACGAACTGCTGCGTTCCGTCAGCGCACGGTTCCGCTCGGTGCTGCGCCGTGTCGACACCATCGCACGCACCGGCGGCGACGAATTCACGATCATCCTGGAAGAAGTCGGCAGCCGCGTCGAAGTCGAAATCATCGTCGAAAGCCTTCGCAGATCACTCGAGATGCCGATCGTTCTGCCCGACGGATTTCGGCTGACTGCCAGCGCCAGCATCGGCGCTGCGCTCTATCCCGACGACGGCAATACCCAGACGCGCCTGCAGGCTGTCGCCGACCAGCGCATGTACGCCCGCAAGGAAAAATCCCGCGCCGAGCACGTCGCTCCCGGGCTCCTCCCTGCCGCGGCGCTGGTCTATTGA
- a CDS encoding LLM class flavin-dependent oxidoreductase, with the protein MKKIGFLSFGHWSPSRQSETRTAADALLQSIDLAVAAEEIGADGAYFRVHHFARQLGSPFPLLAAAGAKTKRIEIGTAVIDMRYENPLYMAEDAGAADLIAGGRLQLGISRGSPEQVIDGWRYFGYAPAEGQTDADMARKHAEVFLDVLRGQGFAQPNPRPMFANPPGLLRLEPYSEGLRDRIWWGAATTQTAQWAGKLGTNLQSSTLVMAESTKPFHVQQAEQIAAYRQAFAEAGHKRTPRVSVSRSIFALVDERDRAYFGGEGKSEDQFGYIEPGKQAVFGRSYAAEPDKLIEELREDTAIAAADTLLLTVPNQLGVAYNAHVIESILKHVAPALGWR; encoded by the coding sequence ATGAAGAAGATCGGGTTTCTCTCGTTCGGGCACTGGTCGCCCTCGCGCCAGTCAGAGACGCGGACCGCGGCGGACGCGCTGCTGCAATCCATCGACCTCGCGGTCGCGGCGGAGGAAATCGGCGCCGATGGCGCGTATTTCCGCGTCCACCATTTCGCGCGGCAGCTCGGCTCGCCCTTCCCGCTGCTCGCGGCGGCCGGGGCCAAGACCAAGCGCATCGAGATCGGCACCGCGGTGATCGACATGCGCTACGAGAACCCGCTCTACATGGCCGAGGACGCCGGCGCCGCCGACCTGATCGCCGGCGGGCGGCTGCAGCTCGGCATCAGCCGCGGGTCGCCCGAGCAGGTGATCGACGGATGGCGCTACTTCGGCTACGCGCCGGCCGAGGGGCAGACCGACGCCGACATGGCGCGCAAGCACGCGGAAGTTTTCCTCGACGTGCTGCGCGGCCAGGGATTCGCGCAGCCCAATCCGCGGCCGATGTTCGCCAACCCGCCCGGGCTGCTGCGCCTCGAGCCGTACTCGGAGGGCCTGCGCGACCGCATCTGGTGGGGCGCGGCGACCACTCAGACCGCGCAATGGGCCGGCAAGCTCGGCACGAACCTGCAGAGCTCCACGCTCGTCATGGCGGAGTCGACCAAGCCGTTTCACGTGCAGCAGGCCGAGCAGATCGCTGCCTATCGCCAGGCCTTCGCCGAGGCCGGCCACAAGCGCACGCCGCGCGTCTCGGTCAGCCGATCGATCTTCGCCCTCGTTGATGAGCGCGACCGCGCGTACTTCGGCGGCGAGGGCAAGAGCGAGGACCAGTTCGGCTACATTGAGCCCGGCAAGCAGGCGGTCTTCGGCCGCTCCTACGCTGCCGAACCCGACAAGCTGATCGAGGAACTTCGCGAGGACACGGCGATCGCGGCGGCCGATACGCTGCTGCTCACCGTGCCGAACCAGCTCGGCGTGGCGTACAATGCGCACGTCATCGAGTCGATCCTGAAGCACGTCGCGCCGGCGCTTGGCTGGCGATAG
- a CDS encoding RidA family protein, protein MTTQRFETGPRMSQAVVHGDTVYLAGQVADDPVPSVGEQTRQILARIDRLLAAAGSDKSKLLSATIYLADISTFGEMNALWDAWVSPGNTPARATVQALLAAPKYLVEIAVIAAKA, encoded by the coding sequence GTGACCACCCAGCGTTTCGAGACCGGCCCGCGCATGAGTCAGGCCGTCGTGCACGGCGACACTGTTTATCTTGCCGGCCAGGTCGCCGACGATCCCGTCCCCTCGGTCGGCGAGCAGACGCGACAGATACTGGCGCGGATCGATCGGCTGCTGGCGGCGGCCGGCTCCGACAAGTCGAAGCTGCTGTCGGCGACCATCTACCTCGCCGACATATCAACGTTCGGCGAGATGAACGCGCTCTGGGACGCCTGGGTGTCGCCCGGCAACACGCCCGCCCGCGCCACCGTGCAGGCGCTCCTCGCGGCGCCGAAATATCTTGTCGAGATCGCGGTGATCGCGGCCAAAGCCTAG